From the Streptomyces nigrescens genome, one window contains:
- a CDS encoding tyrosine-type recombinase/integrase: MGSRHGSELAGAAHLELVAGVVQMRPQDAMVEAMLRGWRAQQSARGLKADTVEARERTVQRFLEFTNEYPWEWTPAHVYEWSASLMGERHLAPSTVRAYQCELRLFSEYVTDARYGWAEVCEAEFGTHPVAICHEWNTIAHLNGYEGDPEARPFTREELQRFLDYADEQVDRAVRARRKGALVAYRDATLFKVVYGWGLRRTETSKLDLVDFGRNAKAPQFGRYGMLNVRYGKAKRGQPPRRRNVLAVMDWAVEAVRDYVENVRPRFGCTEHPALWLTERGGRVKPAEINARFVAYRDALGLPRALVPHSLRHSYITHLTEDGVDRRFLQQQVGHECDSSLATYTHVSDAFMNSALQRALAPAFAEPSTVGGHG, translated from the coding sequence GTGGGTTCTCGACACGGGAGCGAGCTTGCTGGTGCCGCGCATCTGGAGCTGGTCGCTGGCGTGGTGCAGATGCGGCCGCAGGACGCGATGGTGGAGGCGATGTTGCGGGGATGGCGTGCTCAGCAGTCCGCGCGTGGGCTGAAAGCGGACACGGTCGAAGCGAGGGAACGGACCGTGCAACGCTTCTTGGAGTTCACGAACGAGTACCCCTGGGAATGGACGCCGGCTCACGTGTATGAGTGGTCGGCGTCTTTGATGGGGGAGAGACATCTGGCTCCGTCCACGGTGCGTGCGTACCAGTGTGAGCTGCGTTTGTTCAGCGAGTACGTGACCGATGCACGCTATGGGTGGGCGGAGGTGTGTGAGGCGGAGTTCGGTACGCACCCGGTGGCGATTTGCCACGAGTGGAACACGATCGCTCATCTGAACGGCTATGAGGGTGATCCGGAAGCCCGGCCCTTCACCCGCGAGGAGCTGCAGCGGTTCCTCGACTATGCCGATGAGCAGGTCGATCGTGCGGTGCGCGCCCGACGCAAGGGCGCGCTCGTGGCGTACCGGGATGCCACCTTGTTCAAAGTTGTCTATGGCTGGGGATTGCGGCGCACGGAAACGTCGAAGCTCGATCTCGTCGATTTCGGCCGTAACGCGAAGGCGCCGCAGTTCGGCCGTTACGGGATGCTGAACGTGCGCTACGGAAAGGCCAAGCGGGGACAGCCGCCGAGGCGCCGGAACGTGCTGGCGGTGATGGACTGGGCGGTGGAGGCGGTGCGGGACTACGTCGAGAACGTCCGGCCGAGGTTCGGCTGTACGGAGCACCCTGCCTTGTGGCTGACCGAACGGGGAGGCCGGGTCAAGCCCGCAGAGATCAATGCCCGGTTCGTCGCCTACCGCGATGCGCTGGGTCTGCCCCGCGCTCTCGTTCCGCACTCGCTGCGCCACTCCTACATCACTCATCTCACGGAGGACGGGGTCGACCGGCGGTTCCTGCAGCAACAGGTCGGTCATGAGTGCGACAGCTCTCTTGCCACCTATACCCATGTCAGCGATGCCTTCA